A window of Candidatus Peribacteraceae bacterium genomic DNA:
TCACCAGAACTGCGGGGCGGGAGCGGCCACCATGACGGGCATTGAGGCGGCGCGGAAATTGGGGGCGGATGCCGTGGTCACGCTGGACGCCGACGGCCAGCACGACCCGCGGGACATTCCCCTTCTCCTGCAACCCCTCCGCGACGGTACGGCCGACATTGTCTTCTCCAACCGGTTCGGCCCCTTCATCTTCGCCCAGGGCAAGCGGCGCAACCGCATCCCGTTCATCCGCCGTCTCTTCAATGCCATCGGGAACGTTCTCACGCTCCTGGCGGCGGGCAAGTGGGTGAGTGACAGCCAGTCGGGCTTCAAGGCGCTGGGCAAGAAGGCGCTGGAGGAGATCGACCTGCGCATGAACGGCTTCGAGTTCTGCACGGAGATCGTGCGGGAGGCGGCCATGCGCCATTGGCGCGTAGCGGAGGTGCCCACCAAGGTGATCTATTCGGAGTACACCATGGCCAAAGGCCAGTCGTTCGCGAACGGTGTGAAGACGGCTTTGAAGATCCTCTTGAGGTCATTCTTGAGATAGTCGTGTGGGAAGAGGAAACCGATGAAACCGAGGAAGCCGAAGAATCCGAAGAGAATGGGATATTCCCTTGGTTTCCTCGGTTTCGTCGGCTTCTTTGGATTCTTTGTTTCTTCCCCTTATTTTTCGCTACCATATCCCCGTGCGTCTCACCCCGTACCAAATCATCACGCCCCTCATTTCCGCCGTCGCCATCTTCTACGCGTGGAATTTGGTGCTGCGTCGCAAGAAGAGCGTACTGGAGGCGGGGTTATGGACCATCTTCTGGGGCGCGATAACCCTTATGGCGCTGTACCCCAACCTTCTCTCGTACCTCTCCGCCATCACGGGCATCGAGAACCAGGAGAACGCCGTGATCGTCACGTTCCTGGGCATTCTCTTCTTCATGGTGTTCTACCTGGTGGTCCGTCTGGAGGAACTGGAGCAGAAGCATGCGAAGCTGGTGAGGCATCTGGCCCTTCGGGAAGCTGGACTGGAGAGGAATATGGAAACCGAAGAAACCGATGAATCCAAAGAAACCAAGGTGTGAAATCCTTTTTTACGGTTTCTTCGGTTTCCTTGGATTCCTCGGATTCTTCTCATGAAAACGATTCTCCTCATCTCCCCGTACTGGAAGGAACAGCATCGCTGGATGGTGAGCTCGTTCAAGCTCGCGGAGCTCTGGCAGAGGATCGGGTATAAAGTTGTTGTTGTTTGTATGGGATCAAATGAGCGGTCAGCGGTCAGCGGCCAGCGGCCAGTCTCCGAGGAGCGTACCTCTGTTGAGCACATCTCTGACACGTTAACGATCTACCGGATGCGGGATATCTTTTTCAGGGACCCGTGGAACTACGGCATCGCCTTCGGCTTCGCGCGTTTTGTGGGGAAGGTCGTGAAGGAGGAGAAGCCCGACGTGATCGTCATCAACAAGCTCCTCTTCTGGACGTCGCTCGCGGGCATCCGCCTCCGCCTCACCGGCCGCAGGTTCCTCCTCCTCACCGACGCGCTCGTGGGCATGACGTGGTGGCCGCGCGGGCTTCTCCCCAAGGCCGGCGCCTTCCTGTATGCGTGGACGCTGGGGTGGCTGCTCCTGCTGCTTGCGGATCGCGTGGTCACATTCCATCCGCAGCCCGCTCCGTTGCTGCGGAAGCTCCTCATCGCGAAGAAGACGGAGGTGATACCCACGGGGGTTGATCCGGAGCCCTTCGGGAAGCACCACGGACCAATGACCAATGACCAAGTGACGGTGACATACGTCGGCCGCTTGGAATCCGTGAAAGGTGTGGATGATTTTCTCGCGGCGGCGGTCCCCATCACCAAGGAAGTACCCTCTTTGCGCGTCCAGGTGGTCGGGTGGCATTGGAACGATCATCCCCTGGTGACGCGGTACAACGATCAGGTGACGTTCACCGGCCTGCGCGACGATGTCCCCGCCATCCTTTCGCAGACGGATATCTTCGTCCTCCCGAGTCACAGCGAAGGGCTCTCCAATGCCCTCATGGAAGCCATGGCATCCGGCTGCGCCTGCGTGGCGAGCGACGTGGGGGGGAACAGCTTCCTCATCCAAAACGGCGTCTCCGGCTTCCTCTACCCTGCGGGCGACCGGCGGGCGTTGGCTGCGCATATCCGACGCCTGCTCGATGATCCCACAAAACGGAAAGCTTTGGGGGAAGCGGCACGGAAGAGGATTGAGGAGGAGTTCAGTTGGAGGGTAGTGGGGGAGCGGTATCGGCAATTATTTGAAGGGACAATGAGAAATGCAAAATATGAAATGCACAATGGTAGCAAGGCTTCCGTTCTCCAATCGCCACCATAATTTTGCATTCTGCATTTCTCATTTCCTCATTCATGCATCCTCGCATCGTCATCCTCTCGGCTTTCGCATCCCCTTTTCGCAGCGGGGCGGAGGCGTGCGCGGAGGAGGTACCCCAGGCGCTTTGCGGCCGGTTCGACTTCACCATCGTCACGGCGAGGTTGCGGCGGGACCTTCCGCGGAACGACGTGCTCAACGGTATCCCCGTCGTCCGCGTGGGTTTCGGTTCGCCACGGGATAAGTGGCTCTTCCCCTTCCTCGCCCCTTTTGCCGTCCGCAAACTCCGGCCGCACATCGTCCATGCCGTGCTGGAATCCTACGCGGGGCTGGCGTTGGTCTTCTGCCGCTTCCTCGCCCCTTCGGCCAAGCGCATGCTTACGCAGCAGAGCACCAACACCTCCTTCTTGCTCTCGCTGATGTACCGTTCCAGCCACGTGCTCACGGCGATCAGCAGTGCGCTCGTCGCGCGTTCCGAACGGTACGGCCGCACGGACGTCCGCCACATACCCAACGGGGTACCCTATGCTTCCATCCGCGAAACATGCGGAAGGGTCCCCAAAGTCCCGCGGCGCATCCTCTTCGCGGGGCGCCTGGAACCGATGAAGGGTGTGGATGTATTGTTGGGGGCTCTTTCTTCCCTCTCCGGTGGAGAGGGGGGAGAGCCGCTCGACGTGCATATCGTAGGGGACGGGAGTTTGCGAAAGCTGCTGGAGATGCAATCCCGTTCCTTCCTTCCCGAGGGGACGTTCCGCGGCTACATTCCCTTCCCGGTTATCCATGAGGAGTATGCGGAAGCCGAGATCTTCGTCGGCCTCTCACGCAGCGAAGCGCTGGGGAACGTATTCTTGGAAGCGCAGGCGGCGGGGTGTGCGGTGGTTGCCACGGACGTGGGCGGCATTCCCGATGTCGTCCAAAACGGCGTCACGGGCATCCTCGTCCCGCCGGATGATCCCGAGGCCGCCGCGGAGGCGCTGAAAAATCTGCTGCGGGATCCCTCCCTGCGCCTGCGGTTGGCTACTGCGGGAGTGGAGAACGCGAAGCGGTACGATTGGGGTGAGATTGCGGAGCGGTATGCGGAGCTCTATGGGCAACTGAACCGCTCGATATGAGGACTCGTGCGTCGTTCCTC
This region includes:
- a CDS encoding glycosyltransferase family 2 protein, with the protein product MLIAVIPAYNEAKRITQVVADARKVTDVVLVVDDGSGDDTAAMARAAGARVLQHHQNCGAGAATMTGIEAARKLGADAVVTLDADGQHDPRDIPLLLQPLRDGTADIVFSNRFGPFIFAQGKRRNRIPFIRRLFNAIGNVLTLLAAGKWVSDSQSGFKALGKKALEEIDLRMNGFEFCTEIVREAAMRHWRVAEVPTKVIYSEYTMAKGQSFANGVKTALKILLRSFLR
- a CDS encoding DUF2304 domain-containing protein, which produces MRLTPYQIITPLISAVAIFYAWNLVLRRKKSVLEAGLWTIFWGAITLMALYPNLLSYLSAITGIENQENAVIVTFLGILFFMVFYLVVRLEELEQKHAKLVRHLALREAGLERNMETEETDESKETKV
- a CDS encoding glycosyltransferase family 4 protein, with product MKTILLISPYWKEQHRWMVSSFKLAELWQRIGYKVVVVCMGSNERSAVSGQRPVSEERTSVEHISDTLTIYRMRDIFFRDPWNYGIAFGFARFVGKVVKEEKPDVIVINKLLFWTSLAGIRLRLTGRRFLLLTDALVGMTWWPRGLLPKAGAFLYAWTLGWLLLLLADRVVTFHPQPAPLLRKLLIAKKTEVIPTGVDPEPFGKHHGPMTNDQVTVTYVGRLESVKGVDDFLAAAVPITKEVPSLRVQVVGWHWNDHPLVTRYNDQVTFTGLRDDVPAILSQTDIFVLPSHSEGLSNALMEAMASGCACVASDVGGNSFLIQNGVSGFLYPAGDRRALAAHIRRLLDDPTKRKALGEAARKRIEEEFSWRVVGERYRQLFEGTMRNAKYEMHNGSKASVLQSPP
- a CDS encoding glycosyltransferase family 4 protein, whose product is MHPRIVILSAFASPFRSGAEACAEEVPQALCGRFDFTIVTARLRRDLPRNDVLNGIPVVRVGFGSPRDKWLFPFLAPFAVRKLRPHIVHAVLESYAGLALVFCRFLAPSAKRMLTQQSTNTSFLLSLMYRSSHVLTAISSALVARSERYGRTDVRHIPNGVPYASIRETCGRVPKVPRRILFAGRLEPMKGVDVLLGALSSLSGGEGGEPLDVHIVGDGSLRKLLEMQSRSFLPEGTFRGYIPFPVIHEEYAEAEIFVGLSRSEALGNVFLEAQAAGCAVVATDVGGIPDVVQNGVTGILVPPDDPEAAAEALKNLLRDPSLRLRLATAGVENAKRYDWGEIAERYAELYGQLNRSI